A genomic segment from Barrientosiimonas humi encodes:
- a CDS encoding CpaF family protein, whose product QGAAHISLRVPRSTGLDLDALGRSGGVSPVLVPVLRRLVGARLAFVVSGGTGSGKTTLLAALLAEADPGERLVVVEDVRELAIAHPHVVRLEARSANVEGRGAVTMTALVRQSLRMRPDRLVVGEVRGAEVRELLSALNTGHEGGCGTLHANTIGDVVARFEALGALADMTPEATRTQLASAVRVVLHLRRTTGRRHLAEIGVLRRDGGDLRCVPACTVHDDRVEPGPAADELEALLGSVPAW is encoded by the coding sequence CAGGGCGCCGCACACATCTCGCTGCGCGTGCCCCGCTCGACCGGCCTCGACCTCGACGCGCTCGGGCGCAGCGGGGGCGTGTCGCCCGTGCTCGTCCCGGTGCTGCGTCGCCTGGTGGGCGCCCGTCTGGCGTTCGTCGTGAGCGGCGGCACCGGCTCGGGCAAGACCACCCTGCTCGCCGCGCTGCTCGCCGAGGCCGACCCCGGCGAGCGGCTGGTCGTCGTCGAGGACGTGCGCGAGCTCGCGATCGCCCACCCGCACGTGGTGCGGCTCGAGGCCCGCTCGGCCAACGTCGAGGGCCGCGGCGCGGTGACGATGACCGCGCTCGTGCGCCAGTCGCTGCGCATGCGACCCGATCGCCTCGTCGTGGGCGAGGTGCGCGGGGCCGAGGTGCGCGAGCTGCTCAGCGCGCTCAACACGGGCCACGAGGGCGGCTGCGGCACGCTGCACGCCAACACCATCGGCGACGTCGTCGCGCGGTTCGAGGCGCTGGGTGCGCTCGCCGACATGACGCCCGAGGCCACCCGCACCCAGCTCGCGAGCGCGGTCCGCGTGGTGCTGCACCTGCGCCGCACCACCGGTCGCCGGCACCTCGCCGAGATCGGGGTGCTGCGCCGCGACGGCGGTGACCTGCGCTGCGTCCCGGCGTGCACCGTGCACGACGACCGGGTCGAGCCGGGGCCGGCGGCCGACGAGCTCGAGGCCCTGCTCGGGTCGGTGCCCGCGTGGTGA
- a CDS encoding type II secretion system F family protein: MSALAAVLAGCLVGAVVWLLPTLRRAPGLRAAPLVRAEASVDDEHEDEGSGPGGTESTTGAVAAPASDDQAAVGPQEVADAIDLLALALTSGAAVTSCLDLVAEQCPGRVGAELRQVSAALHWGVEPRAAWASVSPMWAPAGAALVLAETAGAAPAALCREAAARVRSDERHRLETAGAKVAVRLVLPLGLCFLPAFALLTVVPVVVAMASAMLTS, encoded by the coding sequence ATGAGCGCGCTGGCGGCGGTGCTCGCCGGGTGCCTGGTCGGCGCCGTCGTCTGGTTGCTGCCGACGCTGCGCCGCGCACCGGGCCTGCGTGCCGCGCCGCTGGTCCGCGCCGAGGCGAGCGTCGACGACGAGCACGAGGACGAGGGCTCCGGTCCCGGAGGCACCGAGAGCACGACCGGTGCCGTCGCTGCCCCCGCGTCCGACGACCAGGCCGCGGTGGGGCCGCAGGAGGTCGCCGACGCCATCGACCTGCTCGCCCTGGCCCTGACGAGCGGGGCGGCGGTCACCTCCTGCCTCGACCTGGTGGCCGAGCAGTGCCCCGGGCGCGTCGGTGCCGAGCTACGGCAGGTGTCGGCGGCGCTGCACTGGGGCGTCGAGCCGCGCGCCGCGTGGGCCTCGGTGTCACCCATGTGGGCGCCGGCCGGGGCGGCGCTCGTGCTGGCCGAGACCGCGGGCGCCGCCCCGGCCGCGCTGTGCCGCGAGGCCGCCGCGCGGGTGCGGTCCGACGAGCGGCACCGCCTCGAGACGGCCGGGGCCAAGGTCGCCGTGCGGCTCGTGCTGCCGCTGGGGCTGTGTTTCCTGCCGGCGTTCGCGCTGCTGACCGTCGTCCCGGTCGTCGTGGCCATGGCCTCGGCGATGCTCACCTCCTGA
- a CDS encoding DUF4244 domain-containing protein, with the protein MTRSMAARWRRLRVLGEAGMTTAEYAVGTLAAVAFAGLLIAVIKSGPVKSALSGIITSALSVAG; encoded by the coding sequence ATGACTCGATCCATGGCCGCACGGTGGCGCCGGCTGCGCGTGCTCGGTGAGGCGGGGATGACCACGGCGGAGTACGCCGTCGGCACCCTCGCCGCCGTCGCGTTCGCCGGGCTGCTGATCGCGGTGATCAAGAGCGGTCCGGTCAAGTCGGCGCTGAGCGGGATCATCACGTCCGCGCTCAGCGTCGCCGGCTGA
- a CDS encoding TadE family type IV pilus minor pilin, which produces MARSRARADAGMVTAELATALTALVLVLVLSLSALVAGVDLIRCTDAARVGARAAARGDDPQQVRALVLEAAPDGASVTVTDRGQAQVEVTVRSRPRGPVGVLVGSDLSARAVAVREGADAP; this is translated from the coding sequence GTGGCGCGGTCGCGGGCCCGGGCCGACGCGGGCATGGTGACGGCCGAGCTCGCGACCGCGCTGACCGCCCTGGTGCTGGTGCTCGTGCTCAGCCTGAGCGCCCTGGTCGCCGGGGTCGACCTGATCCGGTGCACCGACGCAGCGCGGGTCGGAGCCCGCGCGGCGGCCCGTGGCGACGACCCGCAGCAGGTGCGCGCGCTGGTGCTCGAGGCGGCGCCCGACGGGGCGTCGGTCACGGTGACCGACCGCGGTCAGGCGCAGGTCGAGGTGACCGTGCGCAGCCGCCCGCGAGGGCCGGTCGGGGTGCTGGTCGGGTCAGACCTGAGCGCCCGGGCGGTCGCGGTCAGGGAGGGCGCCGATGCCCCGTGA
- a CDS encoding Rv3654c family TadE-like protein — MPREPSARRRDEGSGTVLVVGAIGVLVVLLLGGLTLVSAAHASTRARTAADLGALAGAMQLVRPDGADPCASAAAVVRANGGALLECRATAQVLDVRASVPAGWPGLGAATARSRAGPQVGEGPALDRPAVAGSPG; from the coding sequence ATGCCCCGTGAGCCGAGCGCGCGTCGACGCGACGAGGGGTCCGGCACGGTGCTCGTGGTGGGGGCCATCGGGGTGCTGGTCGTCCTGCTCCTCGGCGGCCTGACGCTGGTGAGCGCGGCGCACGCGAGCACCCGCGCCCGCACCGCGGCCGACCTCGGCGCCCTGGCCGGAGCGATGCAGCTGGTGCGCCCCGACGGCGCCGACCCGTGCGCGAGCGCCGCGGCCGTGGTGCGCGCCAACGGGGGCGCGCTGCTGGAGTGCCGCGCGACCGCGCAGGTGCTCGACGTGCGGGCCTCGGTGCCCGCAGGCTGGCCAGGGCTCGGTGCGGCCACCGCGCGCAGCCGCGCCGGACCGCAGGTGGGTGAAGGGCCCGCCCTCGACCGGCCCGCGGTGGCAGGATCGCCCGGGTGA
- a CDS encoding M20/M25/M40 family metallo-hydrolase has translation MSDPVETDRTDAWADAAAEHLAALVRLPTVSRPDRDEQDAEAFAELPRLLERLYPRLHATLEREVVGPGGLLFRWPGASPDRPIVLMAHWDVVPADADTWQVPPFEGRIDRAAGVVHGRGTLDDKGSMVVVCEAVESLLAEGRAPAHDVYLSFGCDEEVFGTAAEAAVEALAARGVRPWLVIDEGGAVVEGVFPGLQRPAAMIGVAEKGVLDLRIRVEDQPGHAATPRRGGAVARLARALHRIERHPFPVVLTDPSLAMVQTLGRHVTGPLRPLLARAHRARPAVARALAALGPETSAVVRTTVALTRLSGSPAVNVVAASAEARANIRIQVGETVDGVVARLRRVVRDERVQLEVVSGNDPSPESPSDGPQFALLARAVEATYPGTVAAPYVMLQASDARHFCRISDHVYRFSPFAMSRAQRDSIHGVDEQVDLDSLGRGVAFYRTLLLHDDGA, from the coding sequence GTGAGCGATCCCGTCGAGACCGACCGCACCGACGCGTGGGCCGACGCGGCGGCCGAGCACCTCGCGGCGCTGGTCCGGCTGCCGACCGTCTCGCGGCCCGACCGCGACGAGCAGGACGCCGAGGCGTTCGCCGAGCTGCCGCGGCTGCTCGAGCGGCTCTATCCGCGCCTGCACGCCACCCTGGAGCGTGAGGTCGTGGGCCCCGGCGGCCTGCTGTTCCGCTGGCCCGGCGCCTCGCCCGACCGCCCAATCGTGCTGATGGCCCACTGGGACGTCGTGCCCGCCGACGCGGACACCTGGCAGGTGCCGCCGTTCGAGGGGCGGATCGACCGCGCCGCCGGCGTCGTGCACGGCCGCGGCACGCTCGACGACAAGGGCTCGATGGTCGTCGTCTGCGAGGCGGTGGAGTCGCTGCTCGCCGAGGGCCGCGCGCCCGCCCACGACGTCTACCTGTCCTTCGGGTGCGACGAGGAGGTCTTCGGCACGGCCGCCGAGGCGGCCGTCGAGGCGCTGGCCGCACGGGGCGTACGCCCGTGGCTGGTGATCGACGAGGGCGGGGCCGTGGTCGAAGGCGTGTTCCCCGGTCTGCAGCGACCCGCGGCGATGATCGGCGTCGCCGAGAAGGGGGTGCTCGATCTGCGGATCCGGGTCGAGGACCAGCCCGGCCACGCCGCCACCCCGCGTCGCGGGGGAGCGGTCGCGCGGCTGGCGCGGGCGCTGCACCGCATCGAGCGGCACCCGTTCCCCGTGGTCCTCACCGACCCCTCGCTGGCGATGGTGCAGACGCTCGGACGGCACGTCACCGGGCCCCTGCGTCCGCTGCTCGCGCGCGCCCACCGGGCCCGCCCAGCGGTCGCGCGTGCACTCGCCGCGCTCGGCCCCGAGACCTCGGCCGTCGTGCGCACCACCGTCGCCCTCACCCGGCTGAGCGGAAGCCCGGCCGTCAACGTCGTCGCGGCCAGTGCCGAGGCGCGCGCCAACATCCGCATCCAGGTGGGGGAGACCGTCGACGGCGTCGTCGCCCGGCTGCGCCGGGTCGTGCGCGACGAACGGGTGCAGCTGGAGGTCGTGAGCGGCAACGACCCGAGCCCCGAATCACCCAGCGACGGACCGCAGTTCGCGCTGCTCGCCCGCGCGGTCGAGGCGACCTACCCCGGCACGGTGGCGGCGCCGTACGTCATGCTCCAGGCCTCCGACGCGCGGCACTTCTGCCGGATCAGCGATCACGTCTATCGGTTCAGCCCGTTCGCCATGTCCCGCGCGCAGCGCGACAGCATCCACGGCGTCGACGAGCAGGTCGACCTCGACTCGCTCGGCCGGGGCGTCGCGTTCTACCGCACTCTCCTGCTGCACGACGACGGCGCCTGA
- a CDS encoding DEAD/DEAH box helicase, translating into MTTTTAPPQRASADPERLLAGLAGAGTGRVLHVEHQPARAQELADWPEWVNPQVAAAVRGEGVDRLWTHQRAVADLAADGRHVVVSTGTASGKSLGYLLPVLSAVADGSHAVTGRGATALYLSPTKALAADQLAAVERLAVPGVRAATYDGDTPVDERRWIRDHAQLVLTNPDLLHHTLLPQHERWAPFLRALRYVVIDECHSYKGVFGSHLAAVLRRLRRICARYRAHPTFVLASATIAEPAAHAERLVGLPVEAVTHDGSPRPATTFALWEPGAAPGQGPDAPRRSAVAETGDLLARLVADGSQALAFARSRVGVEVVAEMVRTRLTEDAPHYADRVAAYRGGYLPEERRELERRLRSGELRGLAATNALELGIDVSGLDTVLLAGWPGTIASWWQQAGRAGRRDAPALVVFVAADDPLDTYLVNHPGTIFGRTAEATVLDPANPYVLAPHLAAAAAELPLTEADAEVFGPTMVPLLDTLVARGVLRRRPRGWFWARDDRPGDHVSLRGAGQPVVRIVENRTGRVLGTVDAERAHRATHPGAVYVHQGKTYVVTELDLDDGSAHVTQGDPGWSTVARSTSEFRVVAPERETRWGPIRLCHGVIDVRTQVTSFLRMLPSGEVIGEHPLDLPEQRLTTRGVWWTAPPELLAEVVDEADGPGALHAAEHCAIAMLPLVAQSDRWDVGGVSTMLHPDTELPTVVVYDGYPGGAGFAQRGFERAATWLRGTLAAITDCPCRSGCPACVQSPKCGNGNEPLDKQGARRVLELVLREAEHPSRG; encoded by the coding sequence ATGACCACCACCACGGCACCGCCGCAGCGCGCGAGCGCCGACCCCGAGCGGCTGCTCGCGGGGCTGGCCGGTGCCGGCACCGGCCGGGTCCTGCACGTCGAGCACCAGCCGGCGCGCGCGCAGGAGCTCGCCGACTGGCCCGAGTGGGTCAACCCGCAGGTCGCCGCCGCCGTGCGCGGCGAGGGGGTCGACCGGCTGTGGACGCACCAGCGCGCGGTCGCCGACCTCGCGGCCGACGGTCGGCACGTCGTCGTCTCCACCGGCACCGCGAGCGGCAAGAGCCTCGGCTACCTGCTGCCGGTGCTCTCGGCGGTCGCCGACGGGTCGCACGCCGTCACCGGGCGCGGCGCGACCGCCCTCTACCTGTCTCCCACCAAGGCGCTGGCGGCCGACCAGCTGGCCGCGGTCGAGCGCCTGGCCGTTCCGGGGGTGCGGGCCGCGACGTACGACGGCGACACCCCGGTCGACGAGCGCCGGTGGATCCGCGACCACGCCCAGCTGGTGCTGACCAACCCCGACCTGCTGCACCACACGCTGCTGCCGCAGCACGAGCGGTGGGCACCGTTCCTGCGCGCACTGCGTTACGTCGTGATCGACGAGTGCCATTCGTACAAGGGCGTTTTCGGCTCCCATCTCGCCGCGGTGCTGCGCCGTCTGCGGCGCATCTGCGCTCGCTACCGGGCGCACCCGACCTTCGTGCTGGCCTCGGCGACGATCGCCGAGCCGGCCGCGCACGCCGAGCGCCTGGTCGGCCTCCCCGTCGAGGCGGTGACGCACGACGGGTCGCCCCGCCCGGCCACCACGTTCGCGCTGTGGGAGCCGGGAGCCGCCCCCGGGCAGGGGCCGGACGCTCCCCGGCGCAGCGCCGTGGCCGAGACAGGCGACCTGCTCGCCCGGCTGGTGGCCGACGGGTCGCAGGCGCTGGCCTTCGCCCGCTCCCGCGTCGGGGTCGAGGTCGTCGCCGAGATGGTGCGCACCCGGCTGACCGAGGACGCCCCGCACTACGCCGACCGGGTCGCGGCCTACCGCGGCGGTTACCTCCCCGAGGAGCGACGCGAGCTGGAGCGGCGACTGCGCAGCGGCGAGCTGCGCGGGCTCGCCGCCACCAACGCCCTCGAGCTCGGCATCGACGTGAGCGGCCTCGACACCGTGCTGCTCGCGGGCTGGCCCGGCACGATCGCGTCGTGGTGGCAGCAGGCCGGGCGCGCCGGTCGCCGCGACGCCCCCGCGCTCGTCGTGTTCGTCGCCGCCGACGACCCGCTCGACACCTATCTGGTCAACCACCCCGGCACGATCTTCGGGCGCACGGCCGAGGCGACCGTGCTCGACCCGGCCAACCCCTACGTCCTCGCGCCGCACCTCGCGGCCGCGGCGGCCGAGCTGCCGCTCACCGAGGCCGACGCCGAGGTGTTCGGGCCGACGATGGTGCCGCTGCTCGACACGCTGGTCGCGCGCGGGGTGCTGCGCCGCCGGCCGCGCGGCTGGTTCTGGGCGCGCGACGACCGCCCCGGCGACCACGTGTCGCTGCGCGGCGCGGGCCAGCCCGTCGTGCGCATCGTCGAGAACCGCACGGGCCGCGTGCTCGGCACGGTCGACGCCGAACGCGCCCACCGCGCAACGCATCCCGGCGCCGTGTACGTCCACCAGGGGAAGACGTACGTCGTCACCGAGCTGGACCTCGACGACGGCAGCGCGCACGTGACGCAGGGCGACCCCGGGTGGTCGACCGTGGCGCGCTCGACGTCGGAGTTCCGGGTCGTGGCGCCCGAGCGGGAGACCCGGTGGGGCCCGATCCGGTTGTGCCACGGGGTGATCGACGTGCGCACGCAAGTCACCTCGTTCCTGCGGATGCTGCCCTCCGGCGAGGTCATCGGTGAGCACCCGCTCGACCTTCCCGAGCAGCGGCTCACGACGCGAGGGGTGTGGTGGACGGCTCCTCCCGAGCTGCTCGCCGAGGTCGTCGACGAGGCCGACGGCCCGGGCGCGCTGCACGCCGCCGAGCACTGCGCGATCGCGATGCTGCCGCTGGTCGCCCAGTCGGACCGGTGGGACGTCGGCGGAGTGTCGACGATGCTGCACCCCGACACCGAGCTGCCCACCGTCGTGGTCTACGACGGCTACCCCGGCGGGGCCGGGTTCGCCCAGCGCGGCTTCGAGCGGGCGGCGACCTGGCTGCGCGGCACGCTGGCCGCGATCACGGACTGTCCGTGCCGGTCGGGCTGCCCGGCCTGCGTGCAGTCACCCAAGTGCGGGAACGGCAACGAGCCGCTCGACAAGCAGGGCGCGCGCCGGGTGCTGGAGCTGGTGCTCCGGGAGGCCGAACATCCGTCCAGGGGTTGA
- a CDS encoding anti-sigma factor antagonist → MNLDVSTREVGDVTVVAIAGEVDVFSAPALRDEMNRVIAEGRTRLVADLTDVPFLDSTGLGVLVGRLKAVRQQQGELRLVIASDRLLRNFSITGLDKVFRIYPTADKALADLS, encoded by the coding sequence TTGAACCTGGACGTCAGCACGCGTGAGGTCGGCGATGTCACTGTCGTGGCGATCGCCGGCGAGGTCGATGTGTTCTCGGCCCCGGCCCTGCGCGACGAGATGAATCGGGTGATCGCCGAGGGCCGTACGCGTCTGGTCGCCGACCTGACCGACGTCCCCTTCCTCGACTCGACCGGCCTGGGTGTGCTCGTCGGCCGGCTCAAGGCGGTGCGGCAGCAGCAGGGCGAGCTGCGTCTGGTGATCGCCAGCGACCGGCTGCTGCGCAACTTCAGCATCACCGGGCTCGACAAGGTCTTCCGCATCTACCCCACGGCCGACAAGGCGCTCGCCGACCTCAGCTGA
- a CDS encoding AIM24 family protein: protein MQSNLFDQKNLEVQSQNRFTLQNPQMLRVALGEDVLSVKGAMVAYQGQIQFNHEGAGSMGKLLKKVVTSEDVPLMRVSGRGEVFFASAAGYVFLIDLTGDGISVNGRNLLAFDSRVQWDIKRVQGAGMMSGGLFNMLLQGQGTVALHSVGQPVVLDCSQQPTFVDVQACVGWSANLVPQVVNSMNMKSMLRGGSGEAFQYAFHGPGFVIVQPDEWTPAAQSGGGGGLIGNLMS, encoded by the coding sequence ATGCAGAGCAACCTCTTCGACCAGAAGAACCTCGAGGTCCAGAGCCAGAACCGGTTCACCCTCCAGAACCCCCAGATGCTGCGCGTCGCCCTCGGCGAGGACGTGCTGTCGGTCAAGGGCGCGATGGTCGCCTACCAGGGGCAGATCCAGTTCAACCACGAGGGCGCCGGGTCGATGGGCAAGCTCCTCAAGAAGGTCGTCACCAGCGAGGACGTGCCGCTGATGCGCGTCTCGGGCCGGGGCGAGGTCTTCTTCGCGTCCGCGGCCGGCTACGTCTTCCTGATCGACCTGACCGGCGACGGCATCTCGGTCAACGGCCGCAACCTGCTGGCGTTCGACTCGCGCGTGCAGTGGGACATCAAGCGGGTGCAGGGCGCCGGGATGATGTCGGGCGGCCTGTTCAACATGCTGCTGCAGGGCCAGGGCACGGTCGCGCTGCACAGCGTCGGCCAGCCGGTCGTGCTCGACTGCTCCCAGCAGCCCACGTTCGTCGACGTGCAGGCGTGCGTCGGCTGGTCGGCCAACCTGGTGCCCCAGGTCGTCAACAGCATGAACATGAAGTCGATGCTGCGCGGCGGCAGCGGCGAGGCCTTCCAGTACGCCTTCCACGGCCCGGGGTTCGTCATCGTCCAGCCCGACGAGTGGACCCCGGCGGCGCAGAGCGGCGGCGGTGGCGGCCTCATCGGCAACCTGATGAGCTGA
- a CDS encoding DUF7059 domain-containing protein — MSASPAPPRVTPDLPRLRDALAAADYTLDGILGCLGDRAARALHREQPTPAELVTRPLTTPVAVLVRLFALGYAVEAARVDAALPGFGTDRLVEHGLVAREPAGVRALFDLRPYADEDHAWWVLSDLSEVMTGEPLLTDHVLGIGGASTTLASWTPRRAAATALDLGTGCGVQSLHLSTHAASVVATDTSERALAMAAANAALNGQDWELRRGDLLAPVQGQRFDLVVSNPPFVITPRTGEVPDYEYRDGGRVGHEVVRSLVRGVGEHLEPGGVAQLLGNWEVPVGGDWREVVGEWLDGTGLDAWVVQRESQDPAEYTELWLGDGGHRYGTTGFADMYAAWLEDFASRDVERVGFGVITLQRPASDREPWRDLVEVTGHVAQPMGPAVDAGLRARTWLAEHGDPGVLATAWRCADDVTEERYARPGADDPSVILVRQGGGLGRTVRAGTVLAAFLSVCDGELPAGPALDAIASLLDVSPEAVSDEALPDVRSLVADGLLVAD; from the coding sequence ATGTCGGCCAGCCCGGCGCCACCCCGGGTGACGCCCGACCTCCCTCGCCTGCGCGACGCGCTCGCCGCCGCCGACTACACCCTCGACGGCATCCTCGGCTGCCTCGGCGACCGGGCGGCCCGGGCGCTGCACCGCGAGCAGCCCACCCCGGCCGAGCTCGTCACCCGACCGCTCACCACCCCGGTCGCCGTCCTGGTGCGGCTGTTCGCGCTCGGTTACGCCGTCGAGGCGGCGCGGGTCGACGCGGCGCTGCCCGGCTTCGGCACCGACCGACTCGTCGAGCACGGCCTGGTCGCGCGCGAACCCGCCGGCGTGCGTGCGCTGTTCGACCTGCGCCCGTACGCCGACGAGGACCACGCCTGGTGGGTCCTGTCGGACCTGTCGGAGGTCATGACCGGCGAGCCGCTGCTGACCGACCACGTGCTCGGCATCGGCGGCGCCTCGACCACGCTGGCGTCGTGGACCCCGCGGCGCGCCGCCGCCACCGCCCTCGACCTCGGCACCGGGTGCGGCGTGCAGTCGCTGCACCTGTCGACGCACGCGGCCTCGGTCGTCGCGACCGACACCTCCGAGCGGGCGCTGGCGATGGCCGCGGCCAACGCGGCGCTCAACGGGCAGGACTGGGAGCTGCGCCGCGGCGACCTGCTCGCCCCGGTCCAGGGGCAGCGGTTCGACCTGGTCGTGAGCAACCCGCCGTTCGTCATCACCCCGCGCACCGGCGAGGTGCCGGACTACGAGTACCGCGACGGCGGGCGGGTCGGGCACGAGGTGGTCCGGTCGCTCGTGCGCGGGGTCGGCGAGCACCTCGAGCCGGGCGGCGTGGCCCAGCTGCTCGGCAACTGGGAGGTCCCGGTCGGCGGCGACTGGCGCGAGGTCGTGGGGGAGTGGCTCGACGGCACCGGCCTCGACGCGTGGGTCGTGCAGCGGGAGTCGCAGGACCCCGCGGAGTACACCGAGCTGTGGCTGGGCGACGGCGGGCACCGTTATGGGACAACGGGTTTCGCCGACATGTATGCCGCGTGGCTCGAAGACTTCGCGAGCCGTGACGTCGAGCGGGTCGGCTTCGGCGTGATCACCCTGCAGCGCCCCGCAAGCGATCGCGAGCCGTGGCGCGACCTCGTGGAGGTCACTGGTCATGTCGCGCAGCCGATGGGTCCCGCGGTCGACGCGGGCCTGCGCGCCCGCACCTGGCTGGCCGAGCACGGCGACCCCGGCGTGCTCGCGACGGCCTGGCGGTGCGCCGACGACGTGACCGAGGAGCGCTACGCCCGCCCCGGCGCCGACGACCCCAGCGTGATCCTGGTGCGCCAGGGCGGCGGGCTCGGGCGCACCGTGCGGGCCGGCACCGTGCTGGCGGCCTTCCTGTCCGTCTGCGACGGCGAGCTGCCCGCCGGCCCGGCGCTCGACGCCATCGCCTCGCTGCTCGACGTCAGCCCGGAGGCCGTGAGCGACGAAGCCCTCCCCGACGTACGCTCGCTGGTCGCCGACGGCCTGCTCGTCGCGGACTGA
- a CDS encoding dioxygenase: MADSLPVLYLSHGAPPLADDPTWPAELARWSADLPRPRRVLIVSAHWEADPVTLSATTGAPLVYDFWGFPQKYYDVRYDAPAAGELARDVEALLRGVVPVRRDEERGLDHGAYVPLVEMYPEADLPVLQLSMPTLDPARLFELGCRLAPLRQDGTLIVGSGFTTHNLRWFDPSAPADAPPPSVSAEFDQWAAETVAAGDVDQLIDFLHRAPAVRQAHPRTEHWAPLYLSLGAAAGGGLESTTAIDGFWHGMSKRSWQLA, translated from the coding sequence ATGGCCGACTCCCTGCCCGTGCTCTATCTCAGCCACGGCGCGCCGCCGCTGGCCGACGACCCGACCTGGCCCGCGGAGCTGGCGCGCTGGAGCGCCGACCTGCCGCGGCCGCGGCGGGTGCTGATCGTCTCGGCGCACTGGGAGGCCGACCCGGTCACGCTGTCAGCCACGACGGGCGCACCGCTGGTCTACGACTTCTGGGGCTTCCCGCAGAAGTACTACGACGTGCGCTACGACGCGCCGGCCGCGGGTGAGCTCGCGCGCGACGTCGAGGCGTTGCTGCGCGGCGTCGTGCCGGTCCGCCGCGACGAGGAGCGCGGGCTGGACCACGGGGCGTACGTCCCGCTCGTGGAGATGTACCCCGAGGCCGACCTGCCGGTGCTCCAGCTGTCGATGCCGACGCTCGACCCGGCTCGGCTGTTCGAGCTGGGCTGCCGGCTCGCACCGCTGCGCCAGGACGGCACGCTGATCGTCGGGTCCGGCTTCACCACCCACAACCTGCGCTGGTTCGACCCGAGCGCACCCGCCGACGCTCCCCCGCCGAGCGTCTCGGCCGAGTTCGACCAGTGGGCCGCGGAGACGGTCGCCGCCGGCGACGTCGACCAGCTCATCGACTTCCTGCACCGCGCCCCGGCCGTACGCCAGGCGCACCCGCGCACGGAGCACTGGGCTCCGCTCTATCTCTCGCTCGGCGCTGCCGCGGGCGGCGGGCTGGAGTCCACCACCGCGATCGACGGCTTCTGGCACGGCATGTCGAAGCGGTCCTGGCAGCTGGCCTGA